One stretch of Plutella xylostella chromosome 15, ilPluXylo3.1, whole genome shotgun sequence DNA includes these proteins:
- the LOC105388392 gene encoding uncharacterized protein LOC105388392, with the protein MLRTPEKCNSESNLSQIAIETTPVRFNARNIKRKRSEDITTELSDFKTEIKDMLSTFMLKQSTEGAQITSSLKTIESSLSFLAEQYEDMKKKMEDMERENKKDKEYICILENKVEELQKSQRKCSLELKNVPKLSTETKSALIDMATNLSKSLKIELSSNDIKDIYRTSAKGDKAPIIMELSSYILKTNLIKGAKSYNSQNKNNRLSTLNLGMKCDSTPVFLSDHLTQKGNRLFYLARELSKAQNLKFCWTNLGNVFIRKDENSPIVKIINESQIQRMYESDK; encoded by the coding sequence ATGCTTCGAACTCCTGAGAAATGTAACTCGGAATCGAATTTATCACAAATTGCGATTGAAACTACTCCAGTCAGATTTAATGCACGAAACATAAAGCGAAAACGCTCCGAAGATATTACCACTGAGCTATCGGACTTCAAGACTGAAATCAAGGATATGCTGTCAACATTCATGCTCAAACAGTCTACCGAAGGAGCGCAAATAACATCGTCTTTGAAAACTATAGAAAGCTCACTCTCCTTCCTGGCTGAGCAATACGAAGATATGAAGAAGAAAATGGAGGATATGGAACGAGAAAATAAAAAGGACAAAGAATACATTTGCATCCTTGAAAACAAAGTAGAGGAACTTCAAAAATCACAACGTAAATGCTCTTTAGAACTAAAAAACGTTCCGAAATTGTCCACTGAAACTAAATCTGCACTTATTGATATGGCAACCAACCTCTCAAAGTCGCTGAAGATCGAATTAAGTTCGAATGACATAAAAGATATCTACAGGACATCCGCTAAAGGAGATAAAGCCCCTATCATAATGGAACTATCCTCGTACATACTAAAAACTAACTTGATTAAAGGTGCAAAGAGCTACAACTCgcagaataaaaataacagaCTAAGTACACTTAATTTGGGGATGAAGTGTGACTCTACGCCCGTCTTCCTCTCAGATCATTTAACACAAAAAGGAAATAGACTTTTCTATTTAGCGAGAGAATTATCCAAAGCTCAAAACCTGAAGTTCTGCTGGACTAACCTTGGCAACGTCTTTATAAGAAAAGACGAGAACTCCCCGATTGTCAAGATTATCAATGAGTCGCAGATACAACGCATGTACGAAAGCGATAAATGA